The following proteins come from a genomic window of Sulfitobacter indolifex:
- a CDS encoding chaperone modulator CbpM, with the protein MTNRYSEDEVIMTVTRLTRAQLDRYIDAQLVRPLRAEEGVFFSKVDIARLELVCDLSEDLDLDEIAVGIVLSLIDQLHEARRDLTQLADVIETLPKDLRRRIDTALRQS; encoded by the coding sequence ATGACCAACCGGTATTCCGAAGACGAGGTCATCATGACGGTCACGCGGCTGACCCGAGCCCAGCTTGACCGCTATATCGACGCCCAACTGGTGCGGCCGCTGCGGGCAGAAGAGGGGGTATTCTTCTCTAAGGTTGATATCGCGCGGTTGGAACTGGTTTGCGATCTGTCCGAAGATCTTGACCTAGATGAGATCGCCGTTGGCATCGTGCTGTCGCTCATTGATCAATTGCATGAGGCCCGCCGCGATCTGACCCAGCTGGCCGATGTGATCGAGACCCTGCCCAAAGATTTGCGCCGCCGCATTGATACCGCACTGCGGCAGAGTTGA